The sequence AACTAATTGCAATGAAGTCTTgaagtattttgttgtaagagGCTTCCATATATTTAAGAGTTTCGGTTTCAAGCCGATCTTTAGCTTCTTCGAGTTCTCAGTAGACATATCTGAATATTGATTCTTTTGGAAGTCCATTCTTTAGTTGGTACTCAGATGGATTGAACTCAATGGTGCCTCCCGGCCAACCGTTCTTGCCTTGCGTGTTCATCTACTGATCGACCAACTGATTATAGAGAAGCAAAAGTCTAAATCGCCACTGTCAGCAATTAGTTTCCTTTCTTTTTTTGATGTAGGAGGGAATGAAAGGACAAAACCGATAAACCAGAAACAGATTACAATGACCAAATTATTAATCTTGAAACCAATAGGGAAGAACCTTTGGGATGCTGGATTTACCATATCACAGTTATTCAGCTACAAAATCTATTAACCTAAGATGAACATACGTTAGTGGCAGCATAACCTCTAAACTAAATAAGAAGTTGACTATGAACAAAGCACAAATGGTGATAATGTCCCAAAAGTTCAATCTAATGCACTCAAATGGGTGAGCCTATGGAGAAAATAGGTCCGGCCATACTGCTGTTATATAGGCACGGGCCATagaactaagggcatctccaacgcggacCCTCAAACCGCTCGTGTATGTTTGGACCGCGCGGTCCGGACGTGGTGTGCCGTCCAGCACTATCTTGTATCGGTCCATTGAGCGGTCCGGACCATGTTTTCCCCGTAAATCATAACCAAATGTGGGGGTTTTGCGGGATTCCCGACACAAACACGTCTGACTCTTACACCCATGGCCCATCCAAAAGGAAGACGGAGCCCGCGTTTTTGTACCTGCCCACCCTGTTTCCACGACAAAATCCCCACTCTCTTTCGCCGCTCTCCACCCAATTCCTGCCATTTTCTCCCACTCTCTTCCTTCCTCCCGCCGCTGACGCATGGAACGGGACGAGAGGATGTCAGAGTTGGAGGTGGCAGAGGTGCAGGAGGATCCCAGCATCACCCTCGCTTGGAAGATCATCTCGGCGATGCGGCAAAATCATCACGTCAAAGCGAAGGATGCAAAGGAGGAGAAGCTCAAGCGAAAAGCTGATAGAGGGGTGTGCtgatggcctccatggcggtgggcGTGCTTATCATGGACATGGTGGAGGTCGCGGCAAGGGCTGCGGAGCTCCGATGGTGTCGCCCGCCGTCCAGACGTCGCCATGTACAATGTCACGACACCTTGAGTGTGAGCGTGGAGGCTCGGATTACTGGTCCAACAGGGCAGAATTTCTTGCGTGTACTGCCGGACTGATATCTTTTGTGATCGAGCATGTAAAATTTTTAAACATACTTGCCTCTTTTTGGTTGTGATCCGGCGGGCGCTATGGATTGGactttatttgaatttgaaattgccCTTTAGAGAAACTCCAACACGACGGCCCAAACGGGCACGCGCTTTGTCCCCTTTTGtttgtttgggtcggccgccctgTTTTTGATTTGGGTCGGCAGTGTGCCCAAGCGCCGAGCCATATTTGCCAGCATGACCGGCTTGGCGTCGTTTTTCAACAAATATACACACATTTTGCATAGCTTCACAAGCAAACAAATATAGCATAGTTCCACAAcccaaataaaatataaaatatatcaTAGTTTCAGACGAAGGAGCTGGCCAAGGCCGCGGTGGCGACTTCATGTCGGGGTGGGGGTGGGAAACTGCGGTGGCCCGGCGGCGATGTGGGAGGCAGCGGCATGTGGGGGAGGTGTGTGGGCGCGGACTGCTAGCAGGGGCACCAGAACTGGGTGGCGATGGGGTGGGGCAGGCGAGGGCTTGCTGTCAATAGGGGTGGAAGAGAGTGGCCACTGACTGGCGGGCCAGGGGGAGCAGTAGGCGTGCGTCACGCGCGCCCGCTTCGTGTCCGCACCGACGCAAATGAGGCCCAAATTTGGGTCAGGGATGGGTCAGTGGACGGACGAAAAGCgtacgcgcgtccgtttgggtcggcgcgttgggatGACTTTTTTGTCCGCAGCAACGACCCAAACGAACACACGCGGATAAAATCGTGTTAGAGTTGCTTTTACCTGCGACATATACATGATCGTTTTGGATGGCCGCTCCCGGCATCAGTGTATGTGGACTCCCGGCATCAGTGTATGTGGACTGGTTCCTACCGCGGACAGATGACGAACCAAATTTACGAAAGATGCTGTAACATACAAACCAACAAGTGTCATGACATGTGCAAACAACTGTCCTCTTGGACCCCACCACTTAATAACACATTTCCTATATTGTCCATTTACTAAAGAATTGCTTTCCCTAGCCTTATCCACGGCGGACGCTCCAAGGTGCCATTATTCCACTGAACTGAGCTCCATGAGAGATGATTCCACAAGGTGAGGTCCGCCGTGAGGGGGCGTGGTCATGGCCAGCGACATGAGGGAGCAGCCGCGGCCAGCGCTGCCTGACTCCGATGCGCCCAAGCCCCGGCCAAGGCCGTTCCCCTCCTGCACCGACCAGATCCCTGGGAGAAGGTGGGGAACTGCAGGGCATACGGCCGGCTGGGTGAAGCGCCGCTTCGCCCGTGATGCCGCAGGAGGGTCATGCAGCACGGCGGTCGCCGTTTCTGATAAGGTAAAAACTAACTTAGAACTTTTTGTGAGCCCATTGCTACTATGCTAATAGCCAAGTTTGAAGGGCAGTGTGGATACTTCGCTGAGTGATTCAACATTGGAGTACTAATTAGTAGGGCTAATTAGCTGCTGGGATTGCTCCAATCATCAAGCTGGTTATATTGTACAAAATACTTTTGAGTGATCGCTTGGATGCTGAAGAGTATTTTTCCAATTAAATCACGAATGATTTGAGTTCATATATTCCTGGATTTCCTCTAGTCGCAGGGTCACGCATATGCTATGCATCTGACATATGCACTTCCTTAGAATTGTTGATACGTATGTATCATGGTTAGCACCCATCGTTGGCCTACTTGGAGAACAAATTAGCATTTTAACATAAGGGCATCACACAATTAGTTACAAAATCCAAATACAAAAACTATGCTAGGTCTGCATTTTTTTTCATGCATCACCTGAGCTCACTGCACTTTCTGTGCAGTAGCAACCTgaagccaaaagaacacaaaactGTACAAACGAAaataaaaatatgtccacatgccaAATAACTTTGAAAGCCTGAGTCCTACCACAACAGTTCAAACAGTCAATAGTAAGAAACGAAGTACAAAAATGGATTAGTAGACATTTCCTCCGTATGGCGAATTGCCTGAAAAGAGAGCAGTAGGTATAATGATGGGTGTTACTTTCTTGTGCAACCACCAAAACTTCACCAAGAAAGTAAAATATATTAGGATCATCGTACCTTTATTTTCACTATAATCCTTGCCCTTCCTTCTAGACTATATGATGATGGTGCAAGCTAGCTAGCATCTTCAGATTAGTCCATCCAAAAAGAACACCAGAAGTAACTATTGGATTGATTGTATTATCCCTGAAACGTCATTATCACAAATTCAGTTAGAGCATAATAATAAATAGAAGTGCAGGGCTTGCTTATCACACTTGACTCATAGGCCTTATCTAATCCCTTTCCAAAGCAAACCATCTATCTATTTGAAATAGGCAAGAGGTAGGAAAAAATGCTATATACCAAAGAGTCATAGTGAGAAAAGCATTTGGTAGGATTATCATTGTCTTCTCATTTAATTCCCCAGCTACCGGCCTAACACTGAAGGTTGCACTGCAACTACTTGGTTCCAAGTTCAATATGGAAATTTGCAGAAAGTTTAGGCTGAacagtttttataaaaaataaaaccCAGTGCAACATAGGATAAGAAATGCCTAGTGCAATCATAATCATGTGGTTACTATTGTTGATTGTTTGCAGGAAGCTCAAAGGAAGCAAGACTtcaacaaaaatctctgaatgcatTCCAAGCTTCTGTAAGGCATACGTCATTTCAAAGGGCAAACTATCATTCATGCACTCTACACCTGATGCCTGCAAAACAGCCAAGACCATATCTTCTTCAACTGTTTCTTCTCCTAGCTCCGGAAGCCTTTCCACTGCGCCCTCAGGTAATACTCAAGTCTGCATTTGATTTTGGTTTCTGAAAATTGTTGATTACACCTATCAACTGAATACAAACAAAAAAAGTGTATTAGTGTGTTACTAACTATTCTGTCTACAGCAGAGTGGGCTGACAGAAATGGAATGTCAGCTGTATTATTCCGCCAGTCATCTCTGCCATCGCATCGTGATCACACACTCATAAATATAAACAGGTCAATCCTGAAGCTAGCCCTTCAGGCAGTGCTGGCGCGCGAGATCTCTTACCATGCTGATACAACCCTGAAGACAAATTCACAATCAATCACATCAGTAGTGCAgctcagtagcagcagcagtggGGATTCAGTTTATAGCAGCTTCCAGGGGATAGCTTCCGAGATATCTCTGATCTACAGGCAGCAGTTTCAAAAACTGCAACAAACCTTGGGCATTCTCATGACCAGGTAGCCGTTTCACCTTGGGCAAAAACATTTCATTCTATTGGGTACAAATTTTTTTCTTTTAAGATGATGGAAGGGTTCATCTCTAGGCCTCAGCATCATACAATGCACACTACCAAAGCAAAATATCACTACATGAAAGCATACATGTTTACCCAAATGAATGTGCAATTTATGATATTTTTTGGCTCAACAGGATGATCTGAAGCTTCAAATTGAGAGTATGAAGGTCAAACTGCGACATGTATTCTACAGTTGTGGCTATGGACAACTTTTGGCCAGTCCGGTGTATTCTATGGTTGAGGCAATGGAGCACTTTTGACCAGTCTGGTGTATTCTAAAGTTGTGGCACTGGAGTAGTCATTATCCACAATACCAGGTATGTTGTTGTTACCATGTATCAATGTGAACATGAATCGTGAGCACTGGATAATAGTAGtaatgatatactccctccgtcccaaaattcttgtcttaaatttgtctaaatatggatgtatcaagtcacgttttagtattagatacatccgtatctagacaaatctaagacaagaattttgggatggagggagtatatacaaTGTATATTTTGTTCCAGTCTATGCTATGACATTGTGAGCCACATCTATTTTGTGCACATTTTGCTTTGTATTTGAAAAATCCCCCCTCCCTCTTTGCTGCTTGTCATGCTCAGACACCGGCAGATAGGACAAATAAACCATACACAATACATGTACATATGAACTGAAATACACTAGGCATCCTAAAGCTAACATGGAAAAATAATGAAACGACCTGAAAGAACGAATGCAGCAAATGCTAAAGCATATAATAATGAAGGTCTATGAAAACCTAGCTGTTTTTTGGGGACAAGAATCAGTTATTTCTAGTTCCCTAATTCTGGAGCTCTGTGTGAACAAGGCCAGAGGACTAAAATATCAAAAGCTAGCTAAGGACTCATCAACAGATTTTTCTTGTGCTGGCTATATGTCTCAAACGAACAATAGGCAAAGGGTGTACTTATGAACATACGTAAGCAGACACCATATCAATAGCTAACAGCATCACACAACAACCCGATCACACATCAAGATGGATTGATGGAAATGGAAAGATAAAGTATGCTATTGCAGTAGAACCAAGTGTAATAATGATTATAAGCACAGGTATGTATATTTGAGAAAATAGAAGATTAAGAAAGGGGAACATGCATCAAAAAAAGCTTTCGAAAAGCAGTAGTAATTTCACCTCTGCAACAGAGAAAGTACAAGTAGTTGGCTTTTCCTACTGATGCCTAATTGCCTAAATAAAAAATGAGTAGTAGGTATAATGATGGTGTTATTTTCTTGCGCAAGCACCAAAACTTCGCTGAAAAGGTAAAATATATTCGGAGCATTGTACCTTTATTTTCCCTATGATCCTTGCCCTTGCTTCTCGACTATATGGGCCTTATCTAATTCCTCTCCAAAGCAAACCATCTTTATATGCGAAATAGGCAATAGGTGTGAGCAAAAATGCTATATACCAAAGAGTACATGGCAATCTAAACTGAAGTGCTGCTCACAAGAAACCGAATATGATAACATGTTGTTGCCCGCTCTAATAATATATAAGGTGTTGGAAAGGAGGGGGTCTATTTTATTTATACAGTTTAGTTTAGTGATTTGGTAAAAAATAAGGGCATATCCAAGCCAGACATATCCAAGCCTCAAATCCATCGAGTCACTTTGGTTAGATCATAATGAGCAGAAATGAAAAATAGTGGCAAATTCAGCAAAAAGAAAAACAAGTTTTGCATCTACACAAAAGTGAAGCAAGTTAATGAGCTAAATTAGTGGACCTagcacatatcagcaaaagaaaaggtGGGAGGAGTGATACGCCTTCTACCTGTCAACGCATGGCTGCAGAGGGTCGCTTGCCTACGCCCCTCGCCCACGTTGCCATGGCCCTGTCCAGATCACAGATCGATCGGAGAAACCCAGGTGGCCGCCATCTCCCCAAGCCTGTCCTGCCTGGACGCGCCTGTCGGGTCCTTCCCCTCCATCGGGGTTGCTGCCAGTCTGGTCGAAGCCCCACAGGCCCCTGCCAAGAGAGCCAATAGGGTTGTAAATGATGCCAGTGAAGCCTTAGTGCTACCAAGGGCTGCAAGCTAATCGACCAAAAGCTTAAACAAGAAAGGTACTTGAAGATTTATACCCTGATGTTCATTATAAACAGAAAAGGTCAGGTGACAACGCTCAAACCTTCAGGTTACAATTTTCATGTTTTCAATTCACTATTAGCACATATCATAACAGCAAGTGCGGTAATCTTTCCTTTGATTTAAGAATGATGGTAGCTGACTATTTGAGATCTTGTAGAGCAATCAAATAAGAACATATTGCGTATTTAAAAAGAAATACACATCCAACAAA comes from Triticum aestivum cultivar Chinese Spring chromosome 5B, IWGSC CS RefSeq v2.1, whole genome shotgun sequence and encodes:
- the LOC123115869 gene encoding uncharacterized protein, yielding MPQEGHAARRSPFLIRKLKGSKTSTKISECIPSFCKAYVISKGKLSFMHSTPDACKTAKTISSSTVSSPSSGSLSTAPSAEWADRNGMSAVLFRQSSLPSHRDHTLININRSILKLALQAVLAREISYHADTTLKTNSQSITSVVQLSSSSSGDSVYSSFQGIASEISLIYRQQFQKLQQTLGILMTRMI